Proteins from a single region of Mucilaginibacter daejeonensis:
- a CDS encoding YjjG family noncanonical pyrimidine nucleotidase, protein MNNYTHIFFDLDHTIWDFDRNAEEALNELYVLHGLEALGISSSTEFIETYTRNNHALWADYHLGKIDKETLRETRFRKTFTDLGLTPDAIPVTFEDAYVELCPTKTNLFPHAHETLAYLKKKYTLHIISNGFESATRRKIAGTDLAQYFENIIISELVGVNKPHEGIFEHAVLLAGATKDECIMIGDSLEADVYGALNFGMDAIYFNPLKADKPEDVPVQIFSLNELKRLL, encoded by the coding sequence ATGAATAACTATACCCATATCTTCTTCGACCTTGACCATACCATTTGGGATTTTGACCGTAACGCTGAAGAAGCTTTGAACGAGTTGTATGTTTTACACGGGTTAGAGGCTTTGGGCATTAGCTCGTCCACCGAGTTCATTGAGACCTACACGCGCAACAACCATGCGCTTTGGGCCGATTATCATTTAGGCAAGATCGATAAGGAGACCTTGCGCGAGACGCGTTTCCGTAAAACGTTCACTGATCTGGGCCTTACACCCGATGCCATACCGGTCACCTTTGAAGATGCCTACGTGGAACTATGCCCCACCAAGACGAACCTATTCCCGCACGCGCATGAAACGCTGGCTTATTTAAAAAAGAAGTATACCCTGCACATCATCTCCAACGGTTTTGAGTCGGCCACTCGCCGCAAGATCGCAGGAACTGATCTGGCCCAATATTTTGAGAACATCATCATATCTGAGCTGGTAGGTGTGAACAAGCCACATGAAGGCATCTTTGAGCATGCGGTGCTATTGGCCGGAGCTACCAAAGACGAATGCATCATGATCGGTGACAGTTTGGAGGCCGATGTTTACGGTGCGCTTAACTTTGGAATGGATGCCATCTATTTTAATCCACTCAAAGCCGATAAGCCTGAAGATGTGCCGGTGCAGATATTTAGTTTGAATGAGTTGAAAAGGTTGCTATGA
- a CDS encoding DinB family protein, translating to MKIVEEQRAIYEALDEYRRRLTDIPDELFDRTPPSGGWSYAELYSHIMQASLGSSIASEKCCRNTNGVTKKGLNWKGLMFFLFGKFPKSSTPAPAAIADLAKKISKEDARNLIIKLRKRIDETTPLLLRANDNSKISHPLLGMLNARQWFKFTRIHLQHHLKQLDRIKKSFPHR from the coding sequence ATGAAGATAGTTGAAGAACAGCGAGCCATTTATGAGGCCCTTGATGAGTACCGACGCCGGTTGACCGACATTCCGGATGAATTGTTCGACCGTACGCCCCCGTCGGGTGGGTGGAGTTATGCTGAGCTATATTCACACATCATGCAGGCCAGTTTGGGCTCTTCTATAGCCTCCGAAAAATGCTGCCGTAACACCAATGGCGTTACCAAAAAGGGCTTGAACTGGAAAGGCCTTATGTTCTTCCTGTTCGGCAAGTTCCCTAAGTCGTCCACCCCGGCGCCAGCGGCAATAGCCGATCTGGCCAAAAAGATCAGTAAGGAAGATGCCCGCAACCTGATCATCAAACTACGCAAACGCATTGATGAGACCACTCCTCTGTTATTACGTGCTAACGATAACAGCAAGATCAGTCACCCACTGCTGGGCATGCTTAATGCTCGTCAATGGTTCAAATTCACCCGCATACATTTACAACATCATTTAAAGCAGCTCGACAGGATAAAAAAAAGTTTTCCACACAGGTAA
- the upp gene encoding uracil phosphoribosyltransferase, whose amino-acid sequence MLFVLNRSNSVCNRYLAEMRDIDVQQDRMRFRRNQERIGEVLAYEISKELLYTEAEVQTPLGTAQVNLPAEHPVLCTILRAGLPLHQGFMNVFDRSPSGFVTAYRKVNKNGTFIIKIEHISAPDLQGRTLILCDTMLATGQSVVQVCKEIMGQYELADLHIAAVIASSEGVEHVRANLPMAKLWIGAIDEEMTTRSYIVPGLGDAGDLSFGEKI is encoded by the coding sequence ATGCTGTTCGTACTCAATAGATCAAACTCTGTTTGCAACCGATACCTTGCCGAAATGCGCGACATTGACGTGCAGCAGGACCGTATGCGTTTCAGGCGGAACCAGGAGCGCATTGGCGAGGTGCTGGCCTATGAGATCAGCAAAGAACTATTATATACCGAGGCCGAGGTACAAACACCTTTAGGTACCGCTCAGGTGAACCTCCCGGCCGAGCACCCCGTGCTTTGCACCATCCTGAGGGCAGGCCTGCCGCTTCACCAGGGATTTATGAACGTGTTTGACCGGTCGCCCTCGGGCTTTGTGACCGCTTACCGCAAGGTGAATAAGAACGGCACTTTCATCATCAAGATCGAGCATATATCGGCCCCTGACCTGCAAGGCCGTACGCTGATCCTTTGTGATACTATGCTGGCCACCGGTCAAAGTGTGGTGCAGGTATGCAAGGAGATCATGGGACAATACGAATTGGCCGACCTGCACATCGCTGCGGTGATCGCCAGCTCTGAAGGTGTTGAACACGTGCGCGCTAACCTACCTATGGCCAAATTGTGGATAGGCGCCATTGACGAGGAGATGACCACGCGATCGTACATCGTACCCGGTTTGGGTGATGCAGGCGACCTGTCGTTCGGCGAAAAGATATAG
- the uvrB gene encoding excinuclease ABC subunit UvrB, whose translation MDFKINSHYKPTGDQPTAIQQLVQGVEAGEQYQTLLGVTGSGKTFTVANVIEQTQRPTLILSHNKTLAAQLYGEFKQFFPENAVNYFVSYYDYYQPEAFIPSSNTYIEKDLQINDEIEKLRLRTTSALMSGRRDVIVVSSISCIYGMGNPEDFTNSIFKFAVGTRISRNAFLHRLVEILYARTTADFKRGTFRVKGDTVDIYPAYLDYAYRISFFGDDIEELSSFDPKTGKTLEKMNNMVVFPANLYVAPRDRFTSSIWAIQEELETRKQQFIDEKRFLEAKRLEERVNYDLEMIRELGYCSGIENYSRFFDGRKPGMRPFCLLDYFPDDYLMVIDESHVTVPQVRAMYGGDRSRKVSLVEYGFRLPAAMDNRPLNFEEFERLAPQTIYVSATPGDFELEKSGGVVVEQVIRPTGLLDPLIEIRPIINQVDDLLEEVDKTIKMGDRVLVTTLTKRMSEELAKYMDRLGIKCRYIHSEVKTLERVEILRGLRLGEFDVLIGINLLREGLDLPEVSLVAILDADKEGFLRSERSLIQTIGRAARNDRGRVIMYADTITESMRITIDETTRRREKQVAYNAEHGIIPKTVGKSKEAIIEQTSVVDFKGGVQRAYVEADEVSIAADPIVQYMSKPELKKAIDNTRKEMMAAAKDMDFLQAAKLRDEMFALEKMLAEK comes from the coding sequence ATGGATTTTAAGATCAACTCTCATTATAAGCCCACCGGCGATCAGCCAACGGCCATTCAGCAACTGGTACAAGGCGTTGAAGCTGGTGAGCAATACCAGACCCTGCTGGGTGTTACCGGTTCGGGTAAGACCTTTACGGTAGCCAACGTGATCGAGCAGACCCAGCGCCCAACACTGATCCTGAGTCACAATAAAACGCTGGCCGCGCAGCTATATGGCGAGTTCAAGCAGTTCTTCCCCGAGAATGCCGTGAACTACTTTGTGTCGTATTACGATTACTATCAACCAGAGGCTTTCATCCCGTCATCGAATACGTATATCGAGAAAGATCTGCAGATCAACGACGAGATCGAGAAGCTGCGTTTGCGAACCACGTCGGCATTGATGTCGGGGCGGAGAGACGTGATCGTGGTGTCATCCATCTCGTGCATTTACGGTATGGGTAACCCCGAGGATTTTACCAACTCTATCTTCAAATTCGCGGTGGGCACACGCATTAGCCGTAACGCCTTTTTACACCGTTTGGTGGAGATATTATATGCACGTACCACTGCCGATTTTAAACGTGGTACCTTCCGCGTAAAAGGTGACACGGTCGATATCTATCCGGCCTATTTGGATTATGCCTACCGTATTTCCTTTTTTGGAGACGACATTGAGGAGTTGAGCAGCTTTGACCCCAAGACCGGTAAAACGCTGGAAAAGATGAACAATATGGTGGTTTTCCCCGCCAACTTGTACGTTGCCCCGCGTGACCGTTTTACCAGCAGTATTTGGGCTATACAAGAGGAACTGGAGACCCGCAAACAGCAATTTATTGACGAGAAGCGTTTCCTGGAGGCCAAGCGATTGGAGGAAAGGGTCAATTACGACCTGGAGATGATCCGCGAGTTGGGTTACTGTTCAGGTATCGAAAACTATTCGCGCTTTTTTGATGGCCGTAAACCGGGTATGCGCCCGTTCTGTTTGTTAGACTATTTCCCTGATGACTACCTGATGGTGATCGATGAGAGCCACGTGACCGTACCGCAGGTGCGCGCCATGTATGGTGGTGACCGATCGCGCAAAGTATCATTGGTAGAATATGGTTTCCGCCTGCCGGCCGCAATGGACAACCGTCCGCTCAACTTTGAAGAGTTTGAGCGCCTGGCCCCGCAAACCATTTATGTGAGCGCCACCCCCGGCGATTTCGAGTTAGAGAAGTCGGGCGGTGTGGTGGTAGAGCAAGTGATACGCCCTACAGGCCTTTTAGACCCGCTGATCGAGATACGCCCGATCATTAACCAGGTAGATGACCTGCTGGAAGAGGTAGATAAGACCATTAAAATGGGCGATCGTGTGTTGGTGACCACCCTCACCAAGCGTATGTCTGAAGAGCTGGCCAAATACATGGACCGTTTAGGGATCAAGTGTCGCTACATTCACTCGGAGGTCAAGACCCTTGAACGGGTAGAGATACTTCGCGGATTACGTTTGGGTGAATTTGACGTACTGATCGGTATCAACTTACTACGCGAAGGGTTAGACCTTCCCGAAGTATCGTTGGTGGCCATCCTGGATGCTGATAAAGAAGGCTTCCTGCGGTCAGAACGATCGCTGATACAGACCATTGGTCGTGCCGCACGTAACGATCGCGGCCGTGTGATCATGTACGCCGATACGATTACTGAGAGTATGCGTATCACCATTGATGAGACGACCCGCCGCCGTGAGAAACAGGTGGCATACAACGCCGAGCATGGCATAATACCTAAAACGGTGGGTAAGTCAAAAGAGGCTATCATCGAACAAACATCGGTGGTAGACTTTAAAGGCGGTGTACAGCGGGCTTATGTGGAGGCAGACGAGGTATCCATCGCTGCCGACCCGATCGTACAGTATATGAGCAAGCCTGAATTGAAGAAGGCCATTGACAATACTCGCAAGGAGATGATGGCCGCCGCCAAGGATATGGACTTTTTGCAGGCCGCCAAACTGCGCGATGAGATGTTCGCATTGGAAAAGATGCTGGCCGAGAAATAA
- a CDS encoding DUF6427 family protein, which translates to MIDIFRRYDLINILWLAILLFILRAGHVFFAPDIIHLQITEPVILTFFPQVAKMTFAPQVSMLLAGLVVLAQAVLVNYLINFYNLLGRPSFLPALMYVVLSGLFTPFLTLSVPLLCNFIVIWILFKLFELYKTEDSRSLAYDMGMLVALGSLIYLPFTYLILAVWFGFIIFRPFDWREWVGSLIGYGTIYFFVAVVYYLTDRLPMLHQIWSPLGSTFQAPQLLDKYDLLLIIPVLIILVLGTFKLQENFFKSYVLIRKAFQLLFFMVILTGVSFYVRPQFGLDHFLLCAVPVAIFFAYYFLYANMRWMYESLFFLLIASIIYFQFNNF; encoded by the coding sequence ATGATCGATATATTCAGGCGGTACGATCTTATCAATATTCTTTGGCTGGCCATCCTGCTGTTCATCCTCAGGGCTGGTCACGTGTTCTTCGCGCCTGATATCATCCATCTGCAGATCACCGAACCGGTCATCTTAACGTTCTTCCCGCAGGTAGCCAAAATGACCTTTGCACCGCAAGTAAGCATGTTGCTGGCTGGGCTGGTGGTGCTGGCGCAAGCCGTACTGGTCAACTACCTGATCAATTTCTACAACCTGCTGGGTCGTCCAAGCTTTTTGCCGGCACTTATGTATGTAGTGCTATCGGGGCTGTTCACTCCTTTCCTGACCCTAAGCGTCCCGTTGCTTTGCAACTTCATCGTGATCTGGATATTGTTCAAGCTATTTGAACTATATAAGACCGAAGATTCCCGTTCGCTGGCCTATGATATGGGTATGCTGGTGGCTTTGGGATCGCTCATTTACCTGCCATTCACCTATTTGATACTGGCCGTGTGGTTCGGCTTCATCATCTTCCGCCCGTTCGACTGGCGCGAGTGGGTGGGTAGCTTGATCGGTTATGGCACTATCTATTTCTTTGTAGCGGTGGTATATTACCTGACCGATAGGTTGCCTATGCTGCACCAGATCTGGAGCCCGTTGGGGTCTACCTTCCAGGCGCCTCAACTGCTTGATAAATATGATCTGTTGCTCATCATCCCCGTACTGATCATCCTGGTATTGGGTACTTTCAAGCTACAGGAGAACTTTTTTAAGAGCTACGTGCTCATCCGCAAGGCGTTCCAATTACTCTTCTTCATGGTGATCCTTACCGGGGTGTCGTTCTATGTAAGGCCACAGTTCGGGCTCGATCATTTCTTGTTATGCGCGGTGCCGGTGGCCATCTTTTTTGCTTATTACTTTTTGTACGCCAACATGCGCTGGATGTACGAAAGCCTCTTCTTTTTGCTTATTGCCAGCATCATCTACTTCCAGTTTAACAATTTTTAA
- a CDS encoding glycosyltransferase family protein, protein MKILFGIQGTGNGHISRAREVVPLLQQYGEVDLLISGTEAEVQLSQPLKYRFHGFSFVFGKKGGVDKWSTYRRMDLWQLRRDIRQLPLKQYDLIINDFEPVSAWACKLQGLSSVSLSHQCSFVSPKTPRPSRWNYAEWLFKYYSPTTHHIGFHFDRYDDFIHTPVIRSEIRRLQPTNKGHYTVYLPAYDDRTLVKYLVQTTGVEWHIFSKRQKKPYQVGNIHIFPVDNQMFNQSMANCEGLLTGGGFEGPAEALYLQKKVMMVPMSDQYEQRCNALAASRLGVSVIDSINSAAVPHINNWIQSNDRVQVNFPDETAQIIDGLVKQYARPQAVLA, encoded by the coding sequence ATGAAAATACTGTTCGGCATACAAGGTACAGGTAACGGCCACATTAGCCGTGCACGCGAAGTGGTGCCTTTGCTGCAGCAGTATGGGGAGGTCGACCTGCTCATAAGTGGTACCGAGGCAGAGGTGCAGTTGTCGCAACCGCTCAAATACCGCTTTCACGGCTTTAGCTTTGTCTTTGGTAAAAAGGGTGGGGTAGACAAATGGTCCACCTACCGGCGTATGGACCTATGGCAGCTACGTCGCGATATCAGGCAACTGCCGCTTAAGCAGTATGATCTTATCATCAACGATTTTGAACCGGTAAGCGCCTGGGCTTGTAAGTTGCAGGGCTTATCGTCGGTATCATTGAGCCATCAATGCTCGTTCGTATCGCCAAAGACCCCGCGCCCCAGCCGCTGGAACTATGCCGAATGGTTGTTCAAGTACTACTCTCCGACCACCCATCACATCGGTTTTCACTTTGACCGGTATGACGATTTTATTCATACACCCGTGATCCGCAGTGAGATACGTCGCTTGCAGCCCACCAACAAAGGTCACTACACCGTTTATTTGCCTGCCTACGATGACCGCACATTGGTGAAATACCTGGTGCAGACCACCGGTGTAGAATGGCATATCTTTTCCAAACGCCAAAAGAAACCTTACCAGGTCGGTAACATCCATATCTTCCCGGTAGATAACCAGATGTTCAACCAAAGTATGGCCAATTGCGAAGGATTGCTTACCGGAGGCGGATTTGAAGGCCCGGCCGAGGCGCTGTACCTGCAAAAAAAGGTGATGATGGTGCCCATGAGCGATCAGTACGAACAACGCTGCAATGCCCTTGCCGCATCAAGGCTGGGTGTTTCGGTGATCGATAGCATCAATTCGGCGGCGGTGCCACACATCAACAACTGGATCCAAAGCAACGATAGGGTACAGGTCAACTTTCCCGACGAGACCGCGCAGATCATTGATGGGTTGGTTAAACAATATGCTCGCCCACAGGCTGTATTAGCTTAA